A window of Juglans regia cultivar Chandler chromosome 7, Walnut 2.0, whole genome shotgun sequence contains these coding sequences:
- the LOC108997047 gene encoding mRNA-decapping enzyme subunit 2-like isoform X2 — translation MSGLHRSSSASLKSGLPPQELLDDLCSRFVLNVPKEDLESFERILFLVEYAHWFYEDNSVEKNPSLKSFTLKEFTSLLFNSCDVLKPYVAHLDDIFKDFTSYKCLLVKGWKGSSWSFPRGKKSKDEEDHACAIREVLEETGFDASKLLNKDEYIELIFGQQRVRLYIIAGVKDDTAFAPLTKKEISEIAWQRLDELQPANDDVISRGISGLKLYMVAPFLTSLKSWISAHQPPLTPKLDMPLKGICVWKARNSWTGSSCTMIMESQSTKAEADVYKPETGPGKSLRNFRFDIGPILQAMEVAFSA, via the exons ATGTCCGGCCTCCACCGGTCCTCTAGTGCTTCCCTGAAGAGTGGCCTTCCTCCCCAGGAACTCCTCGACGATCTCTGCAG TCGGTTTGTTTTAAATGTGCCAAAAGAAGACCTCGAGTCATTTGAAAGGATTTTATTTCTTGTGGAGTATGCACATTGGTTCTATGAAGACAATTCTGTGGAGAAAAATCCATCACTGAAGTCATTCACTCTTAAGGAGTTCACTTCTTTAC TATTCAACAGTTGTGACGTCTTGAAACCTTATGTTGCCCATCTGGATGACATATTTAAGGACTTCACTTCCTACAAG TGTCTACTAGTGAAAGGTTGGAAAGGGTCAAGCTGGAGTTTTCCACGCGGCAAAAAGAGTAAAGATGAGGAAGACCATGCATGTGCCATCAGAGAA GTCTTGGAGGAAACAGGTTTTGATGCTTCTAAGCTTCTTAACAAAGATGAATACATTGAACTGATATTTGGACAACAAAGGGTGCGTCTCTACATAATTGCAGGCGTGAAGGACGATACTGCCTTTGCTCCACTTACCAAAAAAGAGATCAGC GAAATTGCATGGCAACGGCTTGATGAACTTCAGCCTGCAAATGATGATGTGATATCTCGTGGGATCAGTGGCCTCAAGCTTTACATGGTGGCTCCTTTCTTGAC ATCTTTGAAATCATGGATTTCAGCACATCAGCCCCCCTTGACTCCAAAACTTGATATGCCACTCAAAG GAATTTGTGTGTGGAAAGCAAGGAACAGTTGGACAGGGAGTAGCTGCACGATGATAATGGAGAGCCAATCAACCAAAGCTGAGGCTGATGTTTACAAACCTGAAACAGGGCCTGGCAAGAGCTtgagaaatttcagatttgataTTGGACCAATCTTGCAAGCTATGGAAGTTGCTTTCTCTGCTTGA
- the LOC108997047 gene encoding mRNA-decapping enzyme subunit 2-like isoform X1: protein MSGLHRSSSASLKSGLPPQELLDDLCSRFVLNVPKEDLESFERILFLVEYAHWFYEDNSVEKNPSLKSFTLKEFTSLLFNSCDVLKPYVAHLDDIFKDFTSYKVRVPVTGAIILDETYERCLLVKGWKGSSWSFPRGKKSKDEEDHACAIREVLEETGFDASKLLNKDEYIELIFGQQRVRLYIIAGVKDDTAFAPLTKKEISEIAWQRLDELQPANDDVISRGISGLKLYMVAPFLTSLKSWISAHQPPLTPKLDMPLKGICVWKARNSWTGSSCTMIMESQSTKAEADVYKPETGPGKSLRNFRFDIGPILQAMEVAFSA, encoded by the exons ATGTCCGGCCTCCACCGGTCCTCTAGTGCTTCCCTGAAGAGTGGCCTTCCTCCCCAGGAACTCCTCGACGATCTCTGCAG TCGGTTTGTTTTAAATGTGCCAAAAGAAGACCTCGAGTCATTTGAAAGGATTTTATTTCTTGTGGAGTATGCACATTGGTTCTATGAAGACAATTCTGTGGAGAAAAATCCATCACTGAAGTCATTCACTCTTAAGGAGTTCACTTCTTTAC TATTCAACAGTTGTGACGTCTTGAAACCTTATGTTGCCCATCTGGATGACATATTTAAGGACTTCACTTCCTACAAGGTCCGAGTTCCTGTAACTGGGGCAATCATTTTGGATGAGACTTATGAACGG TGTCTACTAGTGAAAGGTTGGAAAGGGTCAAGCTGGAGTTTTCCACGCGGCAAAAAGAGTAAAGATGAGGAAGACCATGCATGTGCCATCAGAGAA GTCTTGGAGGAAACAGGTTTTGATGCTTCTAAGCTTCTTAACAAAGATGAATACATTGAACTGATATTTGGACAACAAAGGGTGCGTCTCTACATAATTGCAGGCGTGAAGGACGATACTGCCTTTGCTCCACTTACCAAAAAAGAGATCAGC GAAATTGCATGGCAACGGCTTGATGAACTTCAGCCTGCAAATGATGATGTGATATCTCGTGGGATCAGTGGCCTCAAGCTTTACATGGTGGCTCCTTTCTTGAC ATCTTTGAAATCATGGATTTCAGCACATCAGCCCCCCTTGACTCCAAAACTTGATATGCCACTCAAAG GAATTTGTGTGTGGAAAGCAAGGAACAGTTGGACAGGGAGTAGCTGCACGATGATAATGGAGAGCCAATCAACCAAAGCTGAGGCTGATGTTTACAAACCTGAAACAGGGCCTGGCAAGAGCTtgagaaatttcagatttgataTTGGACCAATCTTGCAAGCTATGGAAGTTGCTTTCTCTGCTTGA
- the LOC108997013 gene encoding CASP-like protein 5A2 isoform X2, whose amino-acid sequence MNVIRPAVHPVEAPPVVDAANDAMPRGRMKDIQGMPGTPGGLALRFSQFAFALLALCVMATTSDFPSVTAFCYLVAAVSLQSLWSLTLAILDVYAILVKRRFRNPRVVSLFAIGDGITSTLTFAAACASAGITVLIGNDLNDCAQNHCTRFETATAMAFMSWFAVSPSFILNFWTLASK is encoded by the exons ATGAACGTGATCCGCCCAGCGGTGCACCCGGTAGAGGCTCCACCGGTGGTTGACGCAGCCAATGATGCGATGCCCAGAGGGCGGATGAAGGATATCCAGGGCATGCCCGGTACTCCCGGTGGCCTCGCCCTCCGCTTCTCTCAGTTCGCTTTTGCACTCCTCGCCCTCTGCGTCATGGCCACCACCAGCGACTTCCCTTCCGTCACTGCTTTTTG CTATCTCGTTGCTGCTGTCAGCCTGCAGAGTTTATGGAGCCTCACACTAGCCATTCTTGATGTATATGCCATTTTAGTAAAGCGCCGTTTCCGGAATCCTAGAGTTGTCAGCTTGTTTGCAATTGGTGATGGG ATCACTTCCACACTAACATTTGCTGCAGCTTGTGCATCTGCTGGTATCACTGTCCTTATTGGGAATGATCTGAATGATTGTGCACAGAACCATTGCACTAGATTTGAGACTGCAACAGCCATGGCATTTATGAGTTGGTTTGCTGTCTCGCCatcatttattttgaatttctggACGCTCGCATCCAAATAA
- the LOC108997013 gene encoding CASP-like protein 5A2 isoform X1 encodes MNVIRPAVHPVEAPPVVDAANDAMPRGRMKDIQGMPGTPGGLALRFSQFAFALLALCVMATTSDFPSVTAFWFYGILCASYLVAAVSLQSLWSLTLAILDVYAILVKRRFRNPRVVSLFAIGDGITSTLTFAAACASAGITVLIGNDLNDCAQNHCTRFETATAMAFMSWFAVSPSFILNFWTLASK; translated from the exons ATGAACGTGATCCGCCCAGCGGTGCACCCGGTAGAGGCTCCACCGGTGGTTGACGCAGCCAATGATGCGATGCCCAGAGGGCGGATGAAGGATATCCAGGGCATGCCCGGTACTCCCGGTGGCCTCGCCCTCCGCTTCTCTCAGTTCGCTTTTGCACTCCTCGCCCTCTGCGTCATGGCCACCACCAGCGACTTCCCTTCCGTCACTGCTTTTTG GTTTTATGGTATTTTGTGTGCCAGCTATCTCGTTGCTGCTGTCAGCCTGCAGAGTTTATGGAGCCTCACACTAGCCATTCTTGATGTATATGCCATTTTAGTAAAGCGCCGTTTCCGGAATCCTAGAGTTGTCAGCTTGTTTGCAATTGGTGATGGG ATCACTTCCACACTAACATTTGCTGCAGCTTGTGCATCTGCTGGTATCACTGTCCTTATTGGGAATGATCTGAATGATTGTGCACAGAACCATTGCACTAGATTTGAGACTGCAACAGCCATGGCATTTATGAGTTGGTTTGCTGTCTCGCCatcatttattttgaatttctggACGCTCGCATCCAAATAA